A window of the Pseudomonas fluorescens genome harbors these coding sequences:
- a CDS encoding cold-shock protein — translation MSTRQSGTVKWFNDEKGFGFITPESGPDLFVHFRAIQGNGFKSLKEGQKVTFVAVQGQKGMQADEVIAEA, via the coding sequence ATGTCCACACGTCAGAGCGGTACCGTCAAGTGGTTTAACGACGAGAAAGGTTTTGGTTTTATCACTCCAGAAAGCGGTCCGGATCTGTTCGTGCATTTCCGCGCCATTCAGGGCAACGGCTTCAAGAGCCTGAAAGAAGGCCAGAAAGTGACCTTCGTTGCAGTGCAAGGCCAGAAAGGCATGCAAGCTGACGAAGTCATCGCAGAAGCCTGA
- a CDS encoding RDD family protein has product MSKHLLTPQGEFPAVGLGRRLAAMFYDFLLCTALLIVTGGLYKMIQAAIIGEERLRVLTDAGQLDGDPLYSTVLLLVLFGFFAKFWTHAGQTLGMQVWGIRVQNADGTAISLWQALLRFMVSIASWLCLGLGFFWSLFDKQKRAWHDIYSDTQLVRIPKKTK; this is encoded by the coding sequence ATGTCGAAACACCTGCTCACTCCCCAGGGCGAATTCCCCGCCGTCGGCCTGGGCCGTCGTCTGGCAGCGATGTTCTATGACTTTCTGCTGTGCACTGCCCTGCTGATCGTGACCGGTGGCCTCTACAAGATGATTCAGGCCGCGATCATCGGTGAAGAGCGTCTGCGGGTTCTGACCGACGCCGGGCAACTGGATGGCGATCCGTTGTACTCCACGGTGCTGCTGCTGGTGTTGTTTGGCTTCTTTGCCAAGTTCTGGACCCACGCCGGGCAGACCCTGGGTATGCAGGTCTGGGGCATTCGCGTGCAGAACGCCGATGGCACTGCGATCAGCCTGTGGCAGGCGTTGCTGCGGTTCATGGTGTCGATTGCGTCGTGGCTGTGCCTGGGCCTGGGGTTCTTCTGGTCGCTGTTCGACAAACAGAAACGCGCTTGGCATGACATCTACTCCGACACGCAGCTCGTGCGAATCCCGAAGAAAACCAAATAA
- the nadA gene encoding quinolinate synthase NadA, which yields MTQISERLLVQAHLDAKQPKPLTAEEEAYYRSAIAAELKAQDAVLVAHFYCDPIIQALAEETGGCVSDSLEMARFGNAHPAKTVVVAGVKFMGETAKILNPEKRVLMPTLEATCSLDLGCPVDEFSAFCDQHPERTVVVYANTSAAVKARADWVVTSSCALEIVESLMDNGETIIWGPDKHLGTYIQRQTGADMLLWDGACIVHEEFKSKQLEDMKALYPDAAILVHPESPTSVIELADAVGSTSQLIAAAQSLPNKTLIVATDRGIFYKMQQLCPDKVFIEAPTAGNGAACRSCAHCPWMAMNTLERTLKCLKEGSNEIFVDPALIPQAIRPLKRMLDFTQAARMKLAGNA from the coding sequence ATGACGCAGATTTCCGAACGCCTTCTGGTACAAGCCCACCTCGACGCCAAGCAGCCAAAGCCGCTGACGGCCGAGGAAGAGGCTTATTACCGTTCCGCCATCGCCGCCGAGCTCAAGGCTCAGGACGCGGTGTTGGTTGCCCACTTTTATTGCGATCCGATCATCCAGGCCCTCGCCGAAGAAACCGGCGGTTGCGTGTCCGATTCCCTGGAAATGGCCCGCTTCGGCAATGCCCATCCGGCCAAGACCGTGGTGGTTGCCGGCGTGAAATTCATGGGCGAGACCGCGAAGATTCTCAACCCTGAAAAGCGTGTGCTGATGCCGACCCTGGAAGCGACCTGCTCGCTGGATCTGGGTTGCCCGGTGGACGAGTTCTCGGCGTTCTGCGATCAGCATCCGGAGCGCACCGTGGTGGTGTATGCCAACACTTCGGCCGCGGTCAAAGCCCGGGCCGACTGGGTAGTGACCTCCAGCTGCGCACTGGAAATCGTCGAGAGCCTGATGGACAACGGCGAAACCATTATCTGGGGCCCGGACAAGCACCTGGGCACCTACATCCAGCGTCAGACCGGCGCAGACATGCTGCTCTGGGACGGTGCCTGCATCGTCCACGAAGAGTTCAAGTCCAAGCAGCTGGAAGACATGAAAGCGTTGTACCCGGACGCGGCTATTTTGGTGCACCCGGAGTCGCCGACCTCGGTGATCGAACTGGCGGACGCCGTCGGTTCCACCAGTCAGCTGATTGCCGCCGCTCAATCGCTGCCGAACAAGACCCTGATCGTCGCCACCGATCGCGGCATCTTCTACAAGATGCAGCAGCTGTGCCCGGACAAGGTCTTCATCGAGGCGCCAACCGCCGGTAACGGCGCGGCGTGCCGCAGTTGCGCACATTGCCCGTGGATGGCCATGAACACCCTTGAGCGCACGCTGAAGTGCCTGAAGGAGGGCTCGAACGAGATCTTCGTCGACCCGGCCCTGATTCCGCAGGCGATCCGCCCGCTCAAGCGTATGCTCGATTTCACTCAGGCCGCGCGCATGAAACTGGCCGGCAACGCCTGA